A stretch of DNA from Oryza brachyantha chromosome 9, ObraRS2, whole genome shotgun sequence:
TCTTTAAAATGCATGTGTTGCTGTATTGCAATAATGTTGTGTTAATAAGTGAGCCAACTGCATTGCCATTCAATAAGTCACAACCAATTAACACAAAAATTAGTACACTAAACATGTGGATGCCACCTTGATGCTAGAGAGCAAGCAACATTACCTTGCATTGATCCTGAAAGTGGCTGGCAGTTGTTTTCAGAGCATGTCCATGAAGTCACACACCATTCTTCTTCTCGAATAATTTGTTATGCCTGTAACGCATAGATATGTATGGCACTAATTCAGAATTGATTTATCCAGTTGAAAAACTATAACCGATAAGCAATCACATTAGTGGCTACTGCTTCTAATTAGCATTCTATTAGCATAAGTCTAGATATTTGTACTAACCACTAACTACCACAATCAAAATAGAGTtggtacataaaaaataatagttgtGATCGAAGTATACACAAGATCATCCAATCAAAACCGTGACACCTATCATGTTAGAAAAAACGCGACATCTAGAGCTATCTCAGCTCCATTTTTCACTGACGAAAGCTATAAGCCtaaaaccaaaccaaatcatGCCAATGAAATTACAAAATCAGAAAACCATGCATCAGGATCATCTGAACCAAGCGACCACACCTTGTAGTAGTCCTGAAAGGAAGAAGCAAGCACACCTTGTAGTAGTCCTGAAAGGAAGAAGCAAGCAGTGTCCAGACACCACCAAATTCTCGTCTGCTTTCTTCCGTCGCGTCGATGCACCCGACAAAGCAGGCGGCGCCGGGCTCGTCGAAGGAGACAATGGCTAGGATCGAGTGCGATCTGGGCCATCCTATCTGACTCGGCGAACGACGGAcagggcggtggcgacgacgaaggACAGCACAACTTTTCACTGATTTCTTTTGAGCAAACGTAGTttccgcggtggcgacgatggCGCGGTGGAGCTGTTAGTGGATTTAGTTTCTGCGGTGGAGCTGTTCACACGtagattgattgtgccaaggaGTGGTTTAAGGATGTGTCCTACATAGGATTGCAAGAGAAAAACTTTGTATACAGTTATAGACCATTAGATTGACTCATCCGACGGTTAATAATTGATTGGGAGAATCctgtgtatgttttttttgggtggtcatagaaaaattacaactcctctttttatattagtatagaaaaaccaaacacaaaATAGCGGCCATCCCCCATGCCTTAagccaaacacacacacaaaaagcTAAATGGCAGCCATCtcaggccatgtttagtttgtaaaaacttttttcaaaaatatcacatcaaatttttggacacatatttgaagtattaaatgtagtctaattacaaaacagatttcagatttcgtctagagaccgcgagacgaattttttgagtccagtactctctccgtttcataatgtaagatgtttgacttttttattacaatgtttgattatttgtcttattcaaaaaattatagaaatatcatttattttgcttgtgacttactttattatcaaaagaacttttagcacgacttgtcatttttatctGTACtaactttttgaataagacgaatggtcaaacattgtaaccaaaaaagtcaaacattttgcaTTAGGAAAATGAGGCAATACATCCTAATTTTAACtatgattctttttaaaatatttactttagaaaCACAagactatatgtatagattagTCTTGAAATACacttcaataaaataatatatatatgttggtaTTTCACTATACTaggaattttaattttaaaattatcattaacttattattattatttgtagatatatcatttcataATTACTGTATATATTGTTACAGACACGTGAGACTTTAGCTATacaatgttattttttcttctcataaaATTAGAGTTCGTGAAAGTGATTGATATGTGAACCTACAATGTACCTTTATCTTTTcaatgggaaaaaaatgtgTCGGTAGTACGGTAGCACAAGATTCACTGTCCGCCACCGCTTCTGCTtctttcttaagaaaaaagtatagatatagatgaccaaagTGACTTCATAAGCATGTACACATATCTTCTAAAATGATAAGCATACACTATAAAGCCAGAACCCAAGTGATTATACCGTAGAAACTCCCCATTCAATGGCCGGGAATCAGCTTTGTGCCGCGGCGTCGTCAACGGCGAATCAACCAGAGCGCGTCCGTTGGCTCTGGATCGGACGGCGGAGCGCGGCCGGACGCCACCCGGATTCAAAACCTTCCGCTTCGCtgccccctccccctcgcAAAATCCCCAAACTGCCCCCGCCCccgtctcctccctccctccccttgTCGGAACGGGGagcaaccccccccccccccccccccccccccgcccccgcgccaccaccacctaggGTTTGCCCCCCAATCAACCCTCCATGGGCAAGACCAAGCAGGGCAAGAAGGACGTCGAAGAATTCTACACCATCAAGGGCACCAACAAGGCCGTTCGAGGTATGCGCCGCGCGTCTGTCTGCGTGTGTGTCCGATCCCCCCCAGGATTTCGATCTCAGCTGTGCTGCTGTGTTTGGTGGGTGAAGCCGGGGACTGCGTGCTGATGCGGCCGTCGGACACGGACAAGGCGCCGTACGTGGCGAGGGTGGAGCGGCTGGAGACGGACGGCCGGGGCAGCGTGCGGGTGCGGGTACGGTGGTACTACCGGCCGGAGGAGTCCaagggcgggcggcggcagttCCACGGCGCCAAGGAGCTGTTCCTCTCCGACCACTTCGACACGCAGAGCGCGCACACCATCGAGGGCAAGTGCGTCGTCCACTCCTTCAAGAACTACACCAAGCTCGACAACGTCGGCCCCGAGGACTTCTTCTGCCGCTTCGAGTACAAGGCGGCCACCGGCGCCTTCACGCCCGACCGCGTCGCCGTGTATATATGCCGCCCGTGCTCTTCTGTTTCCGACCATTTGATCGGTCGCCCGTTTGCTTTGCGCTCTGCTTGCGACAATTGCAATGTGGGTTTTGCTTGTGTTGATTATAATTGGTGGTTTATGTGTAGGTACTGCAAGTGTGAGATGCCGTACAACCCAGATGACCTAATGGTGCAGTGCGAGGGATGCAAGGACTGGTAAATCACTTGGAAAATCCTAACCTTTTATACCACATCTGATTGACTGAATGATATTGCACTATTTCATGTCCATGTGGTAGTCATATTTAGACGCAGGAGTATCATAGATGAGCCAATTTTCATTTACATGCGTTGCTATGCTTTCTGTCCATGTATCTAAGTTCTTAATGCTGCATTAGGAGAAGTTTATCTTGTCCACAATTTCTTCCCTTCTTTTGTGTAGGATATAGTATTCATAGTAcccacaaaataaatattatagccGAGCTAACTTCTGTTTACATGTTATGATTaagcttttcttttctcccatATATTTAATTCCTTGTTTTGTATAATGTGCAAGTTCATCTTgactttaatttattattctttctttttggagGACCAGTATAAATCCTTGGGGACCATCTTAAAGATAAGAGCAGGGTGCAATTCATGACCATTTGAGGTTCCTTAGAACTGAATGCTCTGCTCCTAACTTTTATCTGCCCTTCTTGAACGCATAGTATACAGAGCATCAATTACATGGTTTTCTGAGGATGAGAGATATGATTCAAAGAATGGTTTGAAACTCATATTACCAATGGAACAGGCTGATCTTATAGTGACTGTAGCTACTTTTACATTATTGTCTTATGAGCTCTTCTTTAGCTACTGGCATGTTTGCTCTTTGCTTGGATTTGAAGTAGCTGGCTTTGGCGCTGGTTTCTTGTGGGATACATGGGGAAAGAGGAATTTGACAAGAACTGAAGGTGCCTTTGGTGTTCCTATAAGACCTGTAATGTTTTGTCTAAGAAAGAGTTTAGAAACTGACATGACCAAGAACTTTTCACAACCTGTGCTCTTTTCTAATACCCAATAAATGGACAACGCTTGTTGGTAACGAACTACCATCTCATTCATACATCAAAAGCAAGTACCTAACCTAACTAGTATGAATGTATGATGTCAACGAATATGTATGCAGTTGTATGAAGTCATAGGTATTTAAAAGCACATGAGAATGcacaaaataaacatgacTACATTCTTTGCTAAAATGACATACTTATTGATGTTTCACTTATGTTGTGCCTTCATATTATGATGatcatcttctcttttttatttctacttTCTCGCTGAAAGGATCATATTTTATATGGATAATTCCTGTGTTGCCATTCAGAGTGTTTGCTACAACTAATATGATATGGCTCTATCGTATTTCACTGCTCATCAGGTTCTGTTTTTGCCCAGCATATTCTGTATACTTCACAGTTCCACAATAGAATATAGACACATCAACTGTTACTTTTCTTCAAATGCAAAATGTttggcaaaataaatgatctaTTCAACATGCCTATGTGTTGTCATGCTACACTGTTTCCAATTTTCTGCACcatttctccatttttttttcttcttgttgattgaatactcAACCTTTTAACTTGTGCAGGTTCCATCCATCTTGTATGGGAATGACCATTGAACAGGCCAAAAAGTTAGACCATTTCCTGTGCGCAGATTGTGTCAAAGAAAATGGCACGAAGAGACCTTCAAACTCGTACCCAGCATCACCGAATTCTGATTCTAAGGTTGGTTACTTAAaatctttataatttaaagTAGTAGAAGTTTAATTTCATTGTAAGTACACTTAACTTGCTTTTGCTTCTTAATTGCTCAGGAATTCAGGGTCATGCATATCTGGAATCCTATTTTCTCATGTCTTatcattgtaaaaaaaatgtagttttcatggtagtgaatcaatttattttttcttgattatGATTTATCCTTCACATTTTCTCCcacactaaaaatttgatgagcattatattttcaaattttcatgaACATTTGTATTACGAAGAAGGCTATTTATGTTGCCTTTTCAAAATATCAATGCTGTTCTTGCCTAGTATTAGGCTATGCTGGTATTTGTAATTAATCTATGGTTTAGATAAGCAAGACGACTGTTGGTATTTCTGAACTTCTCTTTGAAAATATCAGTAAAACCCCTGACAAATGAATCATATGGAAACAGCAGCTAATTTTGTAACCTTCAAGATACAGTTTTACCACCCATTAGCATCTTTTTTATGTGCATTTCTTGCAGAGAAATCTCAATAATATTTAGATTCTTTTGACGTAAAATTTCTTCTTTCACTTTGCCTACTGCAGGTTGAACCAAAAAGGCGGAAGAGGTAACTGCTATAATAAGAGCCATCCGTGGTGAGGAGATGCACTGTTTATGGCGTCAGCTCTTCATTGCTGGTGCAAACTAAAACGTGGAGATGTACAGTGCACACAAAGAGCTAGGCTATTTTTAGGACTAAGATTGTGTTAACTTATCATTTGGCTAAATTTGGGAACGTTTCCATCAGTCTAGGTAAAAGaatgaacttaaaaaaaaaaaagatgctgTTGGGTCGTTCGATGCAGCGATTGTGTGGACTGTGGAGTGTCAGCGTGTGTTAACTTTTAGCTTGGTACAGAAAACGCTCCCTTGGTAGATGATGTTGATGATAGCTTGACTGTAGTTTCATAATTTGGATGTGTTTACTGGAATTGCAACCTTCCCAGTTGATGCTGAATCTACATGCGGAAACTCACACAATGTTGTTTGTCGGGAAAAAGTGGACTAAAGTCGGTAGGAGGGGCAACTAATTCCTGTGGCCTGAAAAGGACAATTCAAGTGTAGGTTGGAGGGTAGAAATTgaattattttaggacaaagtTGAAACTCCCTGAATTGATTTACTTTGAAAGAGGGAGTAGACCGTAAGAAAGGAggtaattgttttgtttttttataaaaaatgttaaatgacaaatttacaaacgaaaaattatttgttgataaaacttttatatatgtatttttagtgatctaaaaaccaagacaggaaaataaatttggatgaaaaatcaaaatcaactttaaataaaGAGATGATGAAAAAGTTCTACTCAATAAGAGGCAATTCATGAGACCTATGTATACTAAGGGGTTAGTTATGTCATCTCCgatgtttggatattaatttaaagtattaaacatagactaataaaaactaatttcataaatgagagctaatccgcgaaacaaatttttttagcttagttaattcataattagcaaatgtttactgtagcatcacataagctaatcatgtattaattaggcttattagattcgtttcgcgaattagtctaagattataaatgtgttttattaatagtatacgtttactattatttataataagtgtccaaacatccgatttactattatttataataagtgtccaaacatccgatgtgaataggggctaaagtttagcccttagaaacaaacacctccTAGGAATTGTATACATGTTGAGGGCTCTTTAATGCCACAACATTTCTACTGTAAGAGTTGTCATCTATGGGATGAAAACAGGGTCGTCTAAAGGTATAGCAATTTCCTTGGGGCCCACTCTACGggagaattttatttatttattaaactttttaaaataaataattttattactaaatattgaagaaaaatatttttaccatctGAACTTCCCTGGGCACGCCACTCTTTTTGGCGTGGCAAAAAGAGTTGACATGCTACTGTTGGTGGCATGGTTAAAATGTTTatacgataaaaatattttccttcgagttttagtaataaaattattttttaaaatgtttaaataaaaaatcacgaTGGGGCCAGGACTGGGGGGATTTTAGACCCGCCAAGATTAGGGCTAGGGCATCGGTCTTGGCCAGGGATGGGGGCGGGGGGCAGTGGTACACCAGCGAGGCCCCAGGGAGCTATATTAAGCTTTAAATGAAGTACATTGGAGGTCCAAAAGCCCAACTCGCATCTAACCCTAGCTAATATATaattgaaactaaaataaacCCTAACCTAGTAAAGGGTGGCCCCCGCAAGTAGGGCGGTGGTACGCAGCCAAGCAGCCAGCTGACGGTGTGGCTCGGTGCTCAGGCTCATGACAGACGGTAGCAGCGCCTATCTCCTAGTCGGGGCTCCCAAAAGGACGGTGACGGGGATGATTTCCCCATCTCTGCTTTGGGCCCAGGGCCAAGGAACAATATCAAGGCCCAGGGCCAAGGAATAATATCGAGCCAAGAAACAATGTCGGAACTCCCAAGGAACAATATCGACCCCAACCTGGCCGGTTGCCAGCCCTAGTCATCTATTAGTGTTGCCAACCCTAGTCATCTATTAGCACGTAGTGGCaggcatatatatgaaagacAATGCTTGTAGTTTGTTTCAGGAAAAAGTCCATAagaggtccctaaacttgaagccaaatttgtttttcgtcTCTTAACCGCAATACCAAAAATGTGTACCCCTAAACTCACATAATCCGTTCAAAAAAGGTCACTCGGCAGTATTGATCCATTTGgtgggtctcacatgtcatgttttttttaaattttctctctctcctctctcccttgctctcctctttcttcttcctaaCTCCCTCCTTCTCCAGAGCGCTTGGTGCTGATCGGCGTCATGGTGGCGGAGCTAGtggccgacgccggcggcacGCACACCATATTCGGCGCTTCGTGTTCGGGCTCGCCGTGTCGAATGGGCCAGTCGGGGTGGCGCCGGTGGAGAAGGTGGAGGACTTTGTGGTGGGACTTCTGCTCTCACTCTTCTTCGCACTGAGCGGCCTCCGCACTGACACCGCCAAGATCACCAGCGTGCATGCCGCGGTGCTTCTCATGGTAGCCTCCATGCTCGCCGCGGTCTTCAAGGTCGTCGCCGCGGTCGGCGTCGCCGGTGTGTTCGGCATGTCGCTCAGTGATGGCAGGTGCATCGGGTTGCTGCTCAACACCAAGGGGATCATCGAGCTCGTCATCCTCAACATTGCAAGGAACTAAGGGGTAACCTAATTACTAACTATAATTGGTTtctattgattaattagttactcCACTGCATTAGTTGTTAATCGCCATGCAAATCATGattaattgtttgtttgtttgtgcaGATCATGAGCGACCAGTCGTTCACGGTGCTGGTGTTCAAGTCGGTGCTGATCACGGCGATGGTGAGCCCGCTGCTTGCCATGGTCGTGAAGCCGGCGCAGCGCCTTGTCTTCTACAAGCGGCCGACGGTTGCGTGGCCGCACCCCGAGGCGGAGCTAGCCCTGAGTCCTCGCCTGCATCCACTTGCCACGCGACGTCCCCACTCTGCTCATGCTCCTCGACGTCGTCTCGCCCTCCAACCGCTCGCCCGTCGGCGTCCACGCCCTCCACCTCATCGAGTTCCccggccgctcctcctccctcctcatcAACGCGtcagcgccgtcgtcgtcttcctatGACGCCTCCGCCCACGACCGCAGCCCTCATCAACGACACCTTTGCCTGGGCCAGCCTCACCGTTGCCACGGCGCTCAAAACACACGCACTGCAGCCTCCTACAGATGACGAGATGACGGGGACGCTCACGTCGAGCGTCGGTGATGGTGGATCGATCAATAGCCTTGCGGCCGCCCGCGATTGGTTGGAGAAGATGTCCCTGGCCCTGTCCCCGTCGGCACGCTCTGGAGGAGGGAAGTTaggaagaagagggagagagagtagagaaaagaagagaaggagagagaaaaataaaaaaaaaacctgacaTGTAGGACCTATCAGACGCCACGTCGGTAAAATCGGTTAAAAATGAGTCAATACTACCGAGAGACTTTTTTAAACGGATTCTGTGAGTTTAGGAATATACATCTCTAATATTACAGTTAAgagatgaaaaacaaactcgGCTTCAAATTTGAAGACCTCCGGTGGACTTATTCCTTTGTTTCACTTATCGCTTTTCCCTTTGTAACTGTAAGCCAGTGCCCAGTGGAGATAATTATCAACGATAATCGCACAAAAAGTgtatgaatttaaattttcaaattttttgaaaaaatgtcACGGTTTAGGTGGTCAACCTGCACGATATTACGTAATAAACACACTAGATTGGGCAATTATGGTGACAATTTTGGCAATAACAATAGTTGTGGCATCTAGGACAATTATAGCGGCAGTTTTCACAATATCTATAATACATTTTTGGTGTTCAAACCGCACTACGCCACAATATatcaccatattttttttcagtttttttcaaACCTTTTGAATTCTCTCGACATTGGCCGAACAAAACCACGCCATTTGTAGAACAAAACTATCATCATGGTAATCACGATAAGTAGCATGAAACACTAGCATGTAGTAGAACAAGAATGTGAACCGCTGGGGCTGGGCGACTGTAAAAACAGTAGCCTGTGCACGCCACAATTACAATCAGCAACCAGAAGTTCAGAGCAATTTTTACAGCATATGTGCCAACTgacaaaaataacaagaacGAATGGTGGAATATATAAAGAACATATACTAAACTAATAAACAAACCAAGAATTACAATTACATCAGACTATGGTACAGGGCTATCAAGCAGATAAGCTGGCGTCAAACTCAACCAATCATCAAGCCTCTAAAAAACCAAACCGCGGAGATAGCAGAGCTAACGACCAGCTGCCTTTCTTAGTCGTCACCTGCCGTGGACATGGCAAGTGTTCGTCTGGAGATTTCCATGTGGAGTTGCTTTACAAGGTTGATCCAGGCACCAACGCTTTGCCCGTCTATTGTCACCCAGTCAACGACTGTTGCTGCAGGTTGTTCATACCATTCGTCGACCTGCAATGGCAACATCAAAGTAAAAATCAGCTGATGGAGAGGAGCACGAAGGCAGATAGAAACAGTGTGGAATGGACCAATCAGGCAAATGCTATGGTATcactttatacatatttgagcTGACATGACATGATCATTTGAGCATATGGGTAGTTCATTGCAATAAGAGATTCTAACACAACAGAAAAATTTGGACAATAGAATAAGAAATGAAATGAGttgtctaaaaaaaaatgtgaggaAAGAATTCATCTCCCCCACATAAAAAGCAGGTGATGGAGGCGAACATCCCTCTGCAGGATTGGGCTGATAGTCCTTGATAGAAAATAATCATTGGTTCTTATTCAATCGCAACATGACTACATTGCCATAATCTCATTGACCCTCTGATTGTGTTGTTAAGGATTTATAatcaagtgaaaaaaaaacgtaaaTACAAGGTAATATATACTTACCAAACCCCTGACACGTCGACAATCCTCAAAACACCTTTGAGCCTCTTGAACTGCACTTCTCAGTTCTGGCAACCACCGTTCTGATACAGCCTTTTCTTGTTCACCAGCTAATTTAAGACAGTAGTTGGCCACCCTATATAACGGAAACATCAGTAACCATTTTTGAAACATAGTAACTGGAATATAGATTCATGCCACAAAATATAGGAAACATTCAagaccaacaaaaaaaatgcagaactACTTGCGATAAATAAGGGCATCCCATATCCCAGTTCCTGAATTGTTTCAGACATCAGTTGcacaataattatatttcacTGTGTATCAGCATACTAAGTTGTCATGTGGACTCgccatcaattaaaaaatttagagtatGCCTTCAGTTCATGAATCCAATGGTACACTGCTCAATTGGTAAATGTTACAGCTGCTGCATACATTGTGCAGCAtagaaaacaacaaacatatttaaaatgcaTGTCAgaatttttatcaaaaacaaaaccactttccaagataaaatatgtactGATAAAAAGTACCCGAAATGTCTGAGGAATAAGATTGCAGGAACAAGTCAACAGAGGATGGAAGGGCATAGAAACAAACATTGACACTGGTCCTACAAACTCTATGTACAATATCGTCACTCATTGATACACAAAACATATCCTTTGTGTTAGTAAAGTTCTAGCGGGATTAAACAAGTATCTACAGTGAAGAAACATAAAGACTGAGTAAAATTTAAGCATACCTTTCATATTCCTGTTGAGCACGATGTGCACGGTTTAGCAAGACACGATCATTCTCAACTAGATTTCTCCGTGTGTGCACCAGATTAATAGCTTTTGATAAATCCTCTAGTATACTAGCTTCAGAACCACAAGGTTTTAGGCAGAACTCCAGTGAATTTAAAACTGATGCCAAGCCAGAATCTGTGCCTTCTGTACCTGGTGAAACTGTTAGCAAACACACTTAACATGTAAATATACTCTCTACAATCAAATAGAGAAATGTCAAAGCAGTTCCACAAATGAAAATAGATGTTAGTAGTGGACGCACTCAACAACAAACATACACACACAATAATACCTACTTGGCTCAAGCTTCATACCCAAGCCAAGCACTAGAGACTACCATCTCCACAAATTGGAACACATTTTGGCTTAACATGTTAT
This window harbors:
- the LOC102704913 gene encoding chromatin remodeling protein EBS, translating into MGKTKQGKKDVEEFYTIKGTNKAVRAGDCVLMRPSDTDKAPYVARVERLETDGRGSVRVRVRWYYRPEESKGGRRQFHGAKELFLSDHFDTQSAHTIEGKCVVHSFKNYTKLDNVGPEDFFCRFEYKAATGAFTPDRVAVYCKCEMPYNPDDLMVQCEGCKDWFHPSCMGMTIEQAKKLDHFLCADCVKENGTKRPSNSYPASPNSDSKVEPKRRKR